The Methanothrix soehngenii GP6 genome has a window encoding:
- a CDS encoding helix-turn-helix domain-containing protein, whose translation MKDPLQRLFLREKPSLAVLALSEMEPAYAAQIAKHIDSTFPHTSSILGELEEQGLIISRPEGRVRFLVLTDRGRQVAGALRELSDLLHKPDAMMQRLERLKELASSADGSKDYLILGPLRRDLAKLMTLEDPKLRQGAEELDRKILAILSR comes from the coding sequence ATGAAGGATCCATTGCAGCGGCTTTTCCTCAGGGAAAAGCCCTCCCTCGCCGTCCTGGCCTTAAGCGAGATGGAGCCGGCCTATGCCGCCCAGATTGCCAAGCACATAGACTCCACCTTTCCCCATACCTCCAGCATCCTGGGCGAGCTGGAGGAGCAAGGGCTTATAATCTCCCGGCCAGAGGGTAGGGTCAGATTCCTGGTGCTGACCGACCGGGGAAGGCAGGTGGCAGGAGCATTGAGGGAACTGTCCGATCTATTGCATAAACCGGATGCTATGATGCAAAGATTGGAGAGGCTAAAAGAGCTGGCATCTTCTGCCGATGGGTCAAAGGATTATCTCATCCTGGGGCCCCTGCGCAGAGATCTGGCAAAGCTGATGACCCTTGAGGACCCTAAGCTGCGACAGGGGGCAGAAGAGCTTGACCGCAAGATCCTCGCTATCCTGTCCCGATGA
- a CDS encoding phosphoribosylaminoimidazolesuccinocarboxamide synthase, which yields MERTLLLKGKVKEAYDLGDRLEFQFTDNISVFDKVIPSTIPFKGETLSREGVYWFERADEMGIRTHFLQYLPPAGMLCKKVDILPTNRITPQSRNYLIPLEWICRWYVAGSLFDRVKAGEIAAQDLGFASGHVVKPGEELPEPFLEVSTKLEKTDRLIAKEEALQISGLSPQEYEDARDIVLKIDEDINRSVASRGLIHADGKKELAFDMDRQIMIVDVYGTADEDRFWDRKRYDEGELVDLSKEYVRQYYRQTGYKDRLYQAREEGKAEPAIPALPNDVVGETSRIYIKLFEMITGEKFKAKG from the coding sequence ATGGAACGCACGCTTCTATTGAAAGGCAAGGTTAAAGAGGCATACGACCTGGGAGACCGACTGGAGTTTCAATTCACTGACAATATCTCCGTCTTCGACAAGGTAATTCCGAGCACCATTCCCTTTAAAGGCGAGACCCTCAGCCGGGAGGGGGTCTACTGGTTTGAAAGGGCAGATGAAATGGGCATCAGGACACACTTTTTGCAGTATCTGCCGCCGGCCGGTATGCTCTGCAAAAAGGTGGATATCCTTCCCACGAATAGGATCACACCCCAATCCAGAAACTATCTGATTCCCCTGGAATGGATATGCCGCTGGTATGTGGCTGGATCCCTCTTCGACCGGGTAAAAGCCGGTGAGATAGCAGCTCAAGATCTAGGCTTTGCATCAGGGCATGTGGTGAAACCTGGAGAAGAGCTGCCCGAACCATTCCTGGAGGTCTCCACGAAGCTGGAGAAGACCGACCGACTTATTGCAAAGGAAGAGGCACTGCAGATATCCGGCCTCTCCCCTCAGGAGTACGAGGATGCCCGGGATATTGTTCTCAAGATCGATGAGGATATCAACCGCAGCGTCGCCAGTCGTGGCTTGATCCACGCAGACGGCAAAAAAGAGCTGGCCTTCGATATGGATCGACAGATAATGATCGTCGATGTCTATGGAACCGCAGACGAGGACCGTTTCTGGGATAGGAAGCGCTACGATGAGGGAGAGCTCGTTGATCTCTCCAAGGAGTATGTGCGCCAGTACTACCGTCAGACGGGCTACAAGGACCGGCTATACCAGGCCCGAGAAGAGGGAAAAGCGGAACCTGCTATACCCGCCCTTCCGAATGATGTGGTTGGGGAGACAAGCCGGATCTACATCAAGCTGTTCGAGATGATCACAGGGGAAAAGTTCAAGGCTAAGGGATGA
- the thsA gene encoding thermosome subunit alpha, whose translation MAAGQLGGQPIIILKEGSQRTAGREAQKSNIMAAKAVAGAVRTTLGPKGMDKMMVDNLGDVVITNDGVTILKEMDIEHPAAKMMVEIAKTQDAEVGDGTTTAVVLAGELLKQAEGLLDQEIHPTVIAAGYRAAADKAMEILNKIAVSVTVNDADFLKKIAITSMTGKGSGTAREELAALAVEAVKAVVDEDGSVDTDNITVEKKVGGGITDSELVHGMVIDKDRLHPNMPKKVTGAKIALLNAAIEIEKTEVDAKIEITSPDQLQAFLDQEESMLKGMVDNVIKTGANVVFCQKGIDDLAQHFLAKEGIYTVRRVKKSDMEKLARATGGRVVTSIHDLTEKDLGRAGLVEERKIGDEKMTFVEECENPKSVSIILRGGTEHVVDELNRAMEDALRVVGVVVEDKMLVPGGGAPEVELALRLREYAATVGGREQLAIEAFADSMEVIPKTLAENAGLDQIDSLVALRSQHEKGIKSSGLDMDTGVPVDMMKLGVVEPLRVKTQAINSAAEAAVMILRIDDVIASKAGGPAGGPGGMPGGMGGEDFE comes from the coding sequence ATGGCAGCAGGACAACTGGGCGGACAGCCCATAATTATTCTTAAAGAAGGAAGCCAGAGAACTGCAGGTCGTGAGGCACAGAAGTCAAACATCATGGCTGCAAAGGCAGTCGCAGGTGCCGTGAGAACCACACTCGGCCCCAAGGGCATGGACAAGATGATGGTCGACAACTTGGGAGATGTGGTAATAACCAATGACGGCGTCACCATTCTAAAGGAGATGGACATCGAGCATCCGGCAGCCAAAATGATGGTAGAGATCGCCAAGACCCAGGATGCTGAGGTCGGAGACGGCACAACCACTGCCGTAGTCCTGGCAGGAGAGCTCCTCAAGCAGGCAGAAGGACTGCTGGACCAGGAGATTCATCCCACAGTCATCGCCGCGGGCTACAGGGCAGCAGCAGACAAAGCCATGGAGATCCTAAATAAGATTGCCGTCAGCGTCACTGTCAATGATGCCGATTTTCTCAAGAAGATTGCCATCACCTCCATGACGGGCAAGGGATCAGGGACCGCCAGAGAGGAGCTTGCCGCGCTGGCCGTGGAGGCAGTTAAGGCCGTGGTGGATGAGGACGGCTCTGTGGACACCGATAACATCACCGTGGAGAAGAAGGTAGGAGGAGGGATAACTGACTCCGAGCTGGTTCACGGCATGGTCATCGACAAGGATAGGCTCCACCCCAATATGCCAAAGAAGGTAACCGGGGCCAAGATCGCCCTGCTCAATGCTGCCATCGAGATCGAGAAGACCGAGGTCGATGCCAAAATAGAGATCACATCCCCAGATCAGCTTCAGGCCTTCCTGGATCAGGAAGAGAGCATGCTCAAGGGCATGGTGGACAACGTAATCAAGACCGGGGCCAATGTGGTATTCTGCCAGAAGGGCATCGATGATCTGGCCCAGCACTTCCTGGCCAAAGAAGGGATCTACACTGTGCGCCGGGTCAAGAAGAGCGACATGGAGAAGCTGGCTCGCGCCACTGGCGGCAGGGTTGTCACCAGCATCCATGACCTGACGGAGAAGGATCTGGGAAGAGCAGGCCTGGTCGAGGAGAGAAAGATCGGCGACGAGAAGATGACCTTTGTCGAGGAATGCGAGAATCCCAAGTCGGTCTCTATCATCCTGAGAGGAGGCACTGAGCACGTAGTGGATGAGCTGAACAGAGCGATGGAGGATGCCCTGCGAGTGGTGGGGGTCGTAGTGGAGGACAAGATGCTCGTTCCCGGCGGCGGCGCTCCAGAGGTAGAGCTGGCGCTTCGTCTCAGAGAGTATGCAGCAACCGTCGGTGGCAGGGAGCAGCTGGCCATCGAGGCCTTCGCCGACTCCATGGAGGTCATACCCAAGACCCTGGCCGAGAACGCCGGTCTGGACCAGATCGACTCTCTGGTTGCCCTGCGCAGCCAGCATGAGAAGGGTATCAAGAGCTCCGGCCTGGACATGGATACCGGCGTTCCTGTAGACATGATGAAGCTGGGTGTGGTCGAGCCCCTGCGGGTCAAGACCCAGGCCATCAACTCAGCTGCCGAGGCAGCAGTCATGATACTCAGGATCGACGATGTCATCGCCTCCAAGGCAGGCGGGCCTGCGGGCGGACCAGGCGGAATGCCCGGCGGCATGGGTGGAGAGGACTTCGAATAA
- a CDS encoding creatininase family protein: MKLLEEMSWPEIEEGLKVTRTVILPVGATEEHGPHLPTITDTIQAMETARTVAQKREVFLAPPIHYGVCRSTRGFPGTITVGHDALRSYVKEVLISFTDSGFENVLILTGHAGSQHMSALKEACQMALEEREFRVSLVSLFDLIDPQAAETPHDGHAGEIETSMMMVIRKDLVKGLPEEHFPPRPRFLIMKDVRHLMGNGIMGNPAPATIKKGQNFLAMAAEGLIEALEELESDCWKGR; the protein is encoded by the coding sequence ATGAAGCTCTTGGAGGAGATGAGCTGGCCGGAGATCGAAGAGGGGCTGAAGGTAACCAGAACGGTGATCCTGCCCGTGGGAGCGACCGAGGAGCATGGCCCTCATCTCCCCACGATCACCGATACCATCCAGGCCATGGAGACGGCACGCACTGTTGCCCAGAAGCGAGAGGTATTCCTGGCTCCGCCCATCCACTACGGGGTCTGTCGCAGCACCCGAGGCTTTCCCGGCACCATCACTGTGGGGCATGATGCCCTGCGCTCATATGTGAAAGAGGTGCTGATATCATTTACAGATAGCGGATTCGAAAATGTCCTGATCCTAACCGGCCATGCCGGGAGCCAGCATATGTCCGCCCTAAAAGAGGCCTGCCAGATGGCATTGGAGGAACGCGAATTCCGGGTCAGCCTGGTATCTCTGTTCGATCTGATCGATCCTCAGGCAGCAGAGACGCCACATGACGGGCATGCCGGAGAGATAGAGACCTCGATGATGATGGTCATTCGCAAAGACCTGGTCAAGGGACTGCCAGAGGAGCATTTTCCCCCAAGGCCCAGATTCCTGATAATGAAGGATGTCCGCCACCTGATGGGAAATGGGATCATGGGAAATCCCGCCCCAGCCACCATAAAGAAGGGACAGAACTTCCTGGCAATGGCGGCGGAAGGGCTCATAGAGGCTCTGGAGGAGCTGGAGTCCGACTGCTGGAAAGGGCGATAG
- a CDS encoding oligosaccharyl transferase, archaeosortase A system-associated: MSKRSVGKGDDGKKTAAGVQEAKPQDLPPTPLEKKAKSKSAACLWQNNDILIYAGLIVAAAVSLFLRTYYNWKLVFTDNGVVFSSETDAWYHMMLARGVVINHQRLWFDPMTNFPNGTTLHFGPFHSWAIALVSEILGLGNPSMHLVDTVGAIMPAVLGALLVFPIYFIGRELAGKNCGLISALIIAVIPGQVFSRTTLGFTDHHAAEILLSTIAMMFLLMALRSGRRMTFDSLKDDWSKFKSPLIFSALSGLFLGLYIDAWSSGFLFVGVILFFVFWQSIFDHMKGKSIDYLGIIAAIAFIVAIIPILPFVKPYYGFNHYYYSLFQPTSLLIGAAAALVFALLSRYLNQKGLKRYYYPGSIAAATLIGTGILYIAIPQFTRPLLAGLSIFQQKTGGAATIGEASPLFANVNNVLTWFPGIGWIEGIFSFHTNSMIALLLSTFTFALVALLLLAFRNIWRQRPVDIAILSWSLIMLVMILAQNRFGYYYGVNVAVLTAFLVVYILQKLGIEDMDLDIGNLKDPSRLVRSNLKTIAAAIFIFALIILPSMSWSTVYARGASGPESDWLTSTTWLKDNTPSPGMELYEKYQYPASGKYEYNDSAYGIMSWWDYGHLIEVVGHRIPNANPFQQGIGSVTQNTPGSSPFFLAENESQAEKVLAELDQNRSKYMNTKYVMVDQQMATGKFHAMAAWSGISNSNYVGGFLQEQGGEYGQFQIWREPYFKSMTARMFFFDGSEMAGNQGIGLSYKGVEMEEGVIVPVLTEAPKISSNFTELEEFVRTSKEKGYMAEIGSTSPAVSPVPLEALQHFRLVHESETPVTSSGQKWVKIFENVPGAVVKGSAPAGTPVMASIDIQTNQNRMFEYRQSNVSNSDGQFVLVLPYSTEGPISGGTQFDTKAGGNYTLYVGNVVYGLRVPEEYVLAGASINI; this comes from the coding sequence ATGTCTAAGAGATCCGTAGGAAAGGGTGATGATGGCAAAAAAACCGCCGCTGGCGTTCAGGAGGCCAAGCCGCAGGATTTGCCGCCTACCCCTTTGGAAAAGAAGGCAAAATCAAAAAGCGCAGCGTGCTTGTGGCAGAACAACGATATCCTGATTTACGCAGGATTAATTGTTGCTGCAGCAGTCTCGCTCTTTTTGCGCACCTATTACAATTGGAAATTGGTATTCACAGATAACGGCGTCGTCTTCAGCAGCGAAACTGATGCATGGTACCACATGATGCTGGCCAGAGGAGTGGTGATCAACCATCAGAGGCTGTGGTTCGATCCCATGACCAACTTCCCCAATGGAACGACATTGCATTTCGGCCCATTTCACAGCTGGGCAATCGCCCTGGTCTCTGAAATACTGGGCCTGGGCAACCCCAGCATGCATCTGGTGGATACGGTTGGAGCCATTATGCCTGCTGTTCTGGGAGCGCTTCTGGTCTTCCCCATCTACTTCATTGGAAGGGAATTGGCAGGCAAGAACTGTGGACTGATATCGGCATTAATCATCGCCGTCATTCCCGGCCAGGTATTCAGCCGCACCACATTGGGATTCACTGATCACCATGCGGCCGAGATCCTGCTCAGCACCATAGCCATGATGTTCCTGCTCATGGCACTCCGCTCCGGAAGACGCATGACCTTCGATTCCCTCAAAGATGACTGGTCCAAGTTCAAGAGCCCACTCATCTTCTCCGCCCTGTCAGGGCTTTTCTTGGGGCTGTACATCGATGCCTGGTCGTCTGGATTCCTGTTTGTAGGCGTGATACTCTTCTTCGTCTTCTGGCAGAGCATCTTCGATCATATGAAGGGGAAGAGCATCGATTACCTGGGCATCATCGCAGCCATCGCCTTCATAGTGGCGATCATTCCCATTCTTCCCTTCGTCAAGCCCTACTACGGATTCAACCATTATTACTACAGTCTCTTCCAGCCGACCAGCCTTCTCATAGGCGCGGCAGCGGCGTTGGTCTTCGCCCTTCTGTCCCGATATCTCAACCAGAAAGGCCTCAAGAGGTACTATTATCCTGGATCGATCGCTGCTGCGACGCTGATCGGCACAGGCATACTCTATATCGCCATCCCCCAGTTCACCCGTCCCCTGCTGGCGGGACTGTCCATCTTCCAGCAGAAGACAGGAGGAGCTGCCACCATCGGCGAGGCATCGCCATTATTTGCCAATGTCAACAATGTTCTAACCTGGTTCCCAGGCATCGGCTGGATAGAAGGCATCTTTTCCTTCCATACCAATAGCATGATCGCCCTTCTCCTGTCGACATTCACCTTCGCCCTGGTGGCTCTTCTCCTGCTTGCATTCAGGAATATCTGGAGGCAGAGGCCTGTGGATATAGCGATATTATCATGGTCACTGATCATGCTGGTCATGATCCTCGCCCAGAACAGATTTGGCTATTACTATGGGGTTAATGTGGCCGTGCTAACGGCATTTCTGGTGGTATATATCCTCCAAAAGCTGGGCATCGAGGATATGGACCTGGATATTGGTAACCTGAAGGATCCCTCCAGGCTTGTAAGGTCAAACCTCAAGACAATTGCCGCTGCGATATTCATCTTCGCTTTGATCATACTGCCCAGCATGAGCTGGAGCACAGTCTACGCTCGAGGCGCAAGCGGCCCGGAATCTGACTGGCTGACCTCCACCACCTGGCTAAAGGACAATACCCCCAGCCCGGGAATGGAGCTCTATGAGAAGTACCAATACCCTGCCAGCGGCAAGTACGAGTATAATGATTCTGCTTACGGCATTATGTCCTGGTGGGATTACGGCCACCTGATAGAGGTCGTTGGCCACAGAATTCCCAATGCCAATCCCTTCCAGCAGGGAATAGGCAGCGTCACCCAGAACACGCCGGGATCATCTCCCTTCTTCCTGGCGGAGAACGAGAGCCAGGCGGAGAAGGTGCTGGCTGAGCTGGACCAGAATAGATCTAAGTATATGAATACCAAGTACGTCATGGTCGATCAGCAGATGGCCACCGGAAAGTTCCATGCCATGGCCGCATGGAGCGGCATATCTAATTCGAATTATGTCGGCGGATTTTTGCAGGAACAAGGTGGAGAATATGGCCAGTTCCAGATCTGGCGAGAGCCCTACTTTAAATCCATGACTGCGCGAATGTTCTTCTTCGATGGATCGGAGATGGCAGGAAATCAGGGAATAGGATTGTCCTATAAGGGAGTGGAGATGGAAGAGGGAGTGATAGTTCCCGTCCTCACCGAAGCGCCTAAGATAAGCAGCAACTTCACCGAACTGGAGGAGTTCGTCCGAACCAGCAAAGAGAAAGGATATATGGCAGAGATCGGTTCCACCAGCCCGGCAGTTTCCCCCGTACCCTTAGAGGCCCTGCAGCACTTCCGCCTGGTGCATGAGTCAGAGACGCCAGTCACCTCCAGCGGCCAGAAGTGGGTCAAGATCTTCGAGAATGTGCCGGGTGCAGTGGTCAAAGGGAGTGCTCCGGCAGGAACTCCGGTTATGGCCTCCATAGACATCCAGACCAATCAGAACAGGATGTTCGAGTACAGACAATCAAATGTGAGCAATTCAGATGGCCAGTTTGTCCTGGTGCTGCCATATTCGACTGAAGGCCCTATATCCGGTGGGACGCAATTTGACACCAAGGCGGGGGGGAACTACACCCTATACGTAGGCAATGTCGTCTACGGTCTGAGGGTCCCAGAGGAGTATGTTCTGGCAGGAGCGAGCATCAACATATGA
- the queD gene encoding 6-carboxytetrahydropterin synthase QueD, giving the protein MKLGLTTEFDAAHSLPGYQGKCACMHGHTYQVEMVVEGEVGEDGFVIDFYQLKKIIGATLQELDHSCLNDTLPNPTAESIALWIAERLKKEMETTSIKLYSLKLWEGKNKWVLID; this is encoded by the coding sequence ATGAAGCTAGGCCTGACCACAGAGTTCGATGCCGCCCACAGCCTTCCCGGCTATCAGGGCAAATGCGCCTGCATGCACGGGCATACCTACCAGGTGGAGATGGTGGTGGAAGGGGAGGTAGGAGAAGACGGCTTTGTCATCGACTTCTATCAGCTCAAGAAGATAATTGGGGCCACCTTGCAGGAGCTGGATCATAGCTGCCTGAATGATACTCTTCCAAATCCCACCGCTGAGAGCATCGCTTTGTGGATTGCAGAGCGGCTGAAAAAAGAGATGGAGACCACATCGATCAAGCTCTATTCCCTGAAGCTCTGGGAGGGAAAGAACAAATGGGTATTGATAGATTGA
- a CDS encoding ribbon-helix-helix domain-containing protein, translated as MPKVTVEIPQHIFDDVQAHVGERKKFVSFSDAVRSALRKMLDQLDEIDRRRGRAQE; from the coding sequence ATGCCCAAGGTCACAGTGGAGATACCCCAGCACATCTTCGATGATGTTCAGGCCCATGTAGGAGAGAGAAAGAAGTTCGTGAGCTTCTCAGATGCAGTTAGATCTGCTCTGCGAAAGATGCTCGATCAACTGGATGAGATAGACAGAAGGCGGGGGCGCGCTCAGGAATGA
- the dph5 gene encoding diphthine synthase, producing MLHFVGLGLYDERDISLKGLEAVRAADCIYAEFYTSRLMGTTLEKMEALYGRKIHPLSRQEVEVDPSWLEEGRNKDIVFLSGGDAMVSTTHLDLRLRAIKMGIETRVIHSSSIVTAVSGLCGLQNYRFGRSTTIPFPYVSRGRRIIPQTPYQVLRENQKRNLHTMLFLDIQMEPVERYMTANEGTALLMEMEANAGESGLMEAIAVGIARAGAPDASVKADLLPRLQGYSLGGPLHILIIPARLHFMEAEALRILADAPADAVQC from the coding sequence ATGCTCCACTTTGTTGGTCTCGGGCTTTATGATGAAAGAGATATATCTCTCAAAGGCCTGGAGGCGGTCCGCGCCGCAGACTGCATCTACGCCGAGTTCTATACCTCCCGGCTGATGGGAACCACATTGGAGAAGATGGAAGCGCTCTATGGGCGAAAGATCCATCCCCTCTCGCGACAGGAGGTAGAGGTGGACCCATCCTGGCTGGAGGAAGGCCGAAATAAGGATATAGTCTTTCTCTCCGGGGGCGACGCCATGGTCTCCACCACCCACCTGGACCTGAGGCTCAGAGCGATCAAGATGGGAATTGAGACTCGCGTGATTCATTCCAGCTCCATTGTCACAGCCGTGTCCGGCCTGTGCGGACTGCAAAACTACCGTTTCGGCCGATCAACCACCATTCCCTTCCCCTACGTCTCCCGTGGCCGCAGGATCATTCCTCAGACACCATACCAGGTGTTGAGGGAGAACCAGAAGCGCAATCTCCATACCATGCTATTCCTCGACATCCAGATGGAGCCGGTTGAGAGGTACATGACGGCGAATGAGGGGACAGCTCTGCTCATGGAGATGGAGGCCAATGCAGGAGAAAGCGGTCTTATGGAGGCGATTGCTGTGGGCATCGCCAGGGCAGGAGCCCCTGACGCCTCAGTGAAGGCTGACCTCCTCCCCCGTCTGCAGGGCTATAGCCTGGGCGGTCCGTTACATATCCTGATCATCCCTGCAAGACTGCACTTCATGGAGGCAGAGGCTCTGCGGATTCTGGCGGATGCACCCGCAGATGCCGTCCAGTGCTAA
- the mcrC gene encoding methyl-coenzyme M reductase I operon protein C: MIGRTTQVVDCRESMGLAKGGGLAQRGTLSEATKPDVIAIAMSPGRRHITKPVCEMTYGLRREGIQTSVLVLEAGTGVPESFPQGSRGYGPTFGLSEKEVEQIARHKIAVFHLGNVRSHVIFKAKEILSQVDIPAVVVAQCPMDLEDFAKEGVKTRLVKPSRQKTQTLGEVVDLVTGITRGATCNRVKLNQLAKVLNKHLAEISEREARELAKKQKR; encoded by the coding sequence ATGATTGGCAGGACAACTCAAGTAGTCGATTGCCGGGAGAGCATGGGCCTGGCCAAGGGGGGCGGACTGGCCCAGAGGGGCACACTCTCTGAGGCGACAAAACCGGATGTAATCGCTATAGCCATGTCACCGGGGCGGCGACATATTACCAAGCCCGTCTGCGAGATGACATATGGCCTGCGCAGGGAGGGGATCCAGACCAGCGTTCTGGTTTTAGAGGCAGGGACCGGGGTTCCGGAGAGCTTTCCTCAGGGGTCGCGAGGTTACGGCCCGACCTTCGGCCTTTCCGAGAAAGAGGTAGAGCAGATAGCGCGCCATAAGATCGCCGTCTTCCATCTGGGAAACGTGCGATCCCATGTGATCTTTAAGGCGAAGGAGATCCTCTCTCAGGTGGACATTCCCGCGGTGGTGGTGGCCCAGTGTCCCATGGACCTGGAGGACTTCGCTAAAGAGGGGGTGAAGACCAGGTTGGTCAAGCCCTCCCGCCAGAAGACGCAGACCCTTGGGGAGGTGGTGGATCTTGTCACCGGCATCACCAGGGGGGCGACCTGCAATCGGGTCAAGCTCAACCAGCTGGCCAAGGTTTTAAACAAGCATCTGGCAGAGATAAGCGAGCGCGAAGCGCGAGAACTGGCCAAAAAGCAGAAGCGATGA
- a CDS encoding cofactor-independent phosphoglycerate mutase, with the protein MKLMVILGDGMADLPLGELQGKTPLKVAKKPNMDLLARLGRSGLALTVPDGFPPGSDVANLSVVGYDPRRYYTGRAPLEAASMGVHLGESDIAFRCNLVTIEDGIMRDYSAGHISTGEASELIEAIKPLMPNERLYAGVSYRHLLVLQKGAGAVCTPPHDISDQPVADYLPQGEDAEVLLELMESAKSVLSGHPVNRKRIQENKRPANAIWLWGQGPGPSMPSFLSLYGLTGAMISAVDLLRGIAVYAGLEVIEVPGATGTIDTNYSGKVKGALEALSRHDFAYLHVEAPDEASHEGDLEGKIRAIELLDQMVVGPVIEGLEKSGEDWRILLLPDHATPISIRTHSRDPVPFVIMGRGIEPDGLDRFDEQSAEQGGYGRVDATALVRMLAA; encoded by the coding sequence ATGAAGCTGATGGTGATTTTAGGGGACGGTATGGCCGATCTCCCCCTGGGGGAGCTGCAGGGAAAAACTCCCCTAAAGGTGGCAAAAAAGCCCAATATGGACCTACTGGCACGGCTGGGGAGAAGCGGACTGGCATTGACAGTCCCGGATGGATTTCCACCGGGCAGCGACGTAGCCAACCTCTCAGTGGTCGGTTACGATCCTCGCAGGTATTATACCGGCCGCGCTCCTCTGGAGGCGGCCTCCATGGGAGTGCATCTAGGTGAGAGTGATATCGCTTTTCGCTGCAACCTGGTCACCATAGAAGATGGCATAATGAGAGATTACAGTGCCGGGCACATCAGCACCGGAGAGGCCAGTGAGCTGATCGAGGCAATAAAGCCCCTGATGCCGAATGAGAGATTGTATGCCGGTGTTAGCTACCGACATCTCCTGGTCCTGCAAAAGGGGGCGGGAGCAGTCTGCACCCCGCCTCATGACATCAGCGACCAGCCGGTGGCTGACTATCTGCCCCAGGGAGAGGACGCAGAGGTGCTTTTAGAGCTTATGGAGTCGGCAAAATCGGTGCTGTCCGGCCATCCGGTGAACCGGAAAAGGATCCAAGAGAATAAGAGGCCAGCCAATGCCATCTGGCTATGGGGCCAGGGTCCAGGGCCATCGATGCCCTCCTTCCTGAGCCTGTATGGCCTGACCGGGGCCATGATCTCTGCCGTGGATCTCCTCCGGGGCATCGCCGTTTATGCCGGATTGGAGGTGATAGAGGTTCCCGGAGCCACGGGAACGATTGACACCAACTACTCCGGTAAGGTGAAGGGAGCTCTTGAGGCTCTCTCCCGTCACGACTTCGCCTATCTGCATGTCGAGGCCCCGGACGAGGCCAGCCACGAGGGCGACCTGGAGGGGAAGATCCGGGCTATTGAGCTTCTGGACCAGATGGTGGTGGGACCGGTGATCGAGGGGCTGGAAAAGAGCGGAGAGGACTGGCGCATTCTCCTCCTGCCAGATCATGCCACCCCCATATCCATCAGGACCCATAGCCGGGATCCGGTTCCTTTTGTCATCATGGGACGGGGCATCGAGCCGGACGGCTTAGACCGCTTTGATGAGCAGTCGGCGGAGCAGGGTGGATATGGCAGGGTCGATGCAACCGCTCTAGTCCGAATGCTGGCCGCATAA
- a CDS encoding ADP-ribosylglycohydrolase family protein, protein MALLGMDKLDRFRGCLLGGAAGDALGMPTEGYTAGEIQSIFGRMVDMMPPPVGHFHAGLRAGQFTDDTEETLILAESLIEHSGFSADGFSSKLASWGSSWCLNERLWSGVGFATRSAIMSMIAGTPWQESGISIPTCGSAMRAAPIGLLYHSDLDLVRSYADLQSLPTHSAPASRAGAVAVAVGVALCLIDLPKETILESAARQAGRVDRELAERLIWVQSLLDLPPEEAMGRIRTSPLSKETVVSAFYCFLRFRPEEGLIAAASGGGDTDSIASIAGNLFGAAYGTRWIPQRWLVSLEQKERIEGIAKELFHLCESCCPQ, encoded by the coding sequence ATGGCTCTTCTGGGTATGGATAAGCTGGATCGCTTTCGAGGCTGTCTGTTGGGGGGTGCAGCAGGGGACGCACTGGGGATGCCTACAGAAGGGTATACAGCAGGAGAGATCCAATCCATTTTCGGTCGGATGGTGGATATGATGCCCCCTCCGGTGGGGCATTTTCATGCTGGCCTCCGGGCCGGCCAGTTCACCGATGATACAGAAGAGACTCTGATCCTTGCCGAGTCGCTCATTGAGCACTCCGGCTTCTCAGCAGACGGTTTTTCCAGCAAGCTCGCCAGTTGGGGATCTAGCTGGTGCCTGAACGAGCGGCTCTGGAGCGGAGTGGGATTTGCCACCCGTTCTGCAATAATGAGCATGATCGCTGGCACCCCCTGGCAGGAGTCGGGCATCAGCATCCCCACATGCGGATCAGCCATGCGCGCGGCTCCCATCGGTCTATTATATCATTCCGACCTGGACCTGGTAAGAAGCTATGCCGATCTGCAGAGCCTGCCCACCCATTCCGCACCCGCCTCTCGGGCAGGAGCGGTCGCTGTAGCAGTGGGCGTCGCCCTCTGTCTTATCGACCTCCCCAAGGAGACAATCCTTGAGAGTGCCGCCCGCCAGGCTGGCCGGGTGGATCGGGAACTGGCAGAGCGGCTCATTTGGGTCCAATCCCTTCTCGATCTTCCGCCGGAGGAGGCCATGGGCCGGATCAGAACTTCTCCTCTGTCTAAAGAGACGGTGGTATCTGCTTTTTACTGCTTTTTGCGATTCCGGCCGGAGGAGGGGCTGATTGCTGCAGCCAGCGGCGGAGGTGACACCGATTCTATCGCCTCCATCGCTGGAAACCTATTTGGCGCAGCTTATGGAACCAGATGGATACCGCAGCGCTGGCTCGTGAGCCTCGAGCAGAAGGAGAGGATTGAAGGCATCGCAAAGGAGCTTTTCCATCTATGTGAATCCTGCTGTCCCCAATAG